Sequence from the Nocardiopsis sp. YSL2 genome:
CGCGGGGTGTAGATGGAGTTGTTGGTCAACACCATGAACGGGATCCCGTTCTCACGCAGCTCGGCGACCAACGCGTCCGCGCCGGGGATCAGGTGCTGCTCGCGAACGAGCACACCGTCCATGTCGAATAGGTAGTTCCACTGGTTTTCGTTGCTCACGTGCCCCATTGTGCCGTCCTGACCTGGGGGCCGCCATTCCTACTCCCGAGTAGTGGTCGGGACTCACACGTGGGCCCGGCGTCCGGGGCCGCTCCTGGAGCCGTGCGGCGGTCCGCTCGCCGCGGCCTGCGCGCGCCAGAGCCGACCGGAGTGTCCGCCGGTGTGGTGGGGGTCCGCGGTCAGGCGCCGCCCGCAGCGGCCACGGGGGCTCCGCGGGAGGATCAGACCGGCGGCCAGGGCACCGAGGGCCAGTCGGGCGCCGGGTAGGGGTGCACCCGGTGGTGGATCAACAGCTCGACCCGACGGCGGACCGCGAAGGCCTCCGGTCCGGTCAGGTGACGCTCCAGTTCGGCGGACAACGCGCTCGCCGGGTTCCGGAGTGCGTCGTGCACTCCCTCCAGCGCCTCCAGTGCGTCATCGCCGAGCGGCTGGCCCTGCCACTGCCACAGCACGGTGCGCAGCTTGTACTCCTCGGCGAAGGACACGCCGTGGTCGCACCCGTAGAGGTGTCCCCCGGGTGTGGGCAGCAGGTGGCCGATCTTGCGGTCGGAGTTGTTGATGACCGCGTCGAAGACCGCCATCCGCCGCAGGTCGCGGTTGTCGGTCTCGCGGGACAGGGCGACGAGGTCGACGGTGGTGTCACCGTGGACCCACAGCTGCACCATGCCCTCACCGAAGGGGCCGTCCCGGTGGACGGTGGGGGGCACGACCGACCAACCCAGGGCCTCGGAGACGGCGTAGGCCGACACCTCGCGGCCCGCCAGGGTGCCGTCGGGGAAGTCCCACAGCGGGCGCTCCCCGGCCACCGGCTTGTACACGCACGCGGCCGAGCGGGCCCCGTCCGACACCGTGCAGTACAGCGTGGCGTTGGAGGCCGCGGTCAGCCGCCCCTCCACGGTGAGTTCGCCCGTGCGCACCAGGTCCAGGCCCAGATCGGGGGTCAGCCCTTCGAAGGCGTCAGCGGTCATGGGCGCCTCAGACGAGGCGGTCCGGCCGGTAGCCGTTCTGCCGGGCGCAGATGTGGCCGTTGGGATCCAGGGGCCGACCGCACAGCGGGCAGTCGGGGCGGCCCGCGGAGACGACCTTGAGCGCCCGCCCCGCGAACGCGCGCGCGGCCCCCGGAGTGAGGTAGACGCGCAGGACGTCCCGGTGCGCGGGAGCGTCCTCGGCGAAGACCTCCAGCTCCTCGTCGTCGTCCTCGACGTCGTCATCGCCCGCGGTCTCGTCGAGCTCCTGGGCCTCGATGATCACCCGCGCGGCCTCGGCGTCCCAGGCCAGGGCCAGGGTGCCCACGCGGAAGTCCTGCTCGATGGGCTGCTCCAGCGGAGCGTCGTCCTCAGGCGGGGCGGTCTCGTCGGGCGGCGCGCCGAATCGGCGGTGCACCTCTTCCAGTAGTTCCTCGATCCGGGTCGCCAACGCCTCGACCTGGGCTTTCTCGAGGACGACGCTGGTGATGCGGCCTTCCCCCACGGCCTGCAGGAAGAAGGTGCGGTCTCCCGGCTGGCCCACGGTTCCGGCGACGAACCGGTCCGGCGGATTGAACTGGAATACGGGCATGCCAAGCACCTTAAGGGATAGCCGTGTCAGGACGCGAAAACCGCGGACACAGCAGGGCGTCCGCCCTTGACACCAACTCTAGTCGAGGCCTCCGGCCCGGGTCCGACGGCGCTCCCCCACCGCGCACGTGCGACGACGACCGATCGCTCCGGCGTCCGCGCCTCAGGCGGTCTCGTCCGCTCCGCCGCCCGCGCCGCCGCCGACCGCGGCGTCCCCACGGGCCTCGGCCCGGGTGGGCAGGCCCGCGACCAGGCTCTCCCCGGTGTCGTTGAGCACGTTCAGGAACGGCCGCGTCCGGGTGTAGGTGATCGACGTCACCGAGCCCGGGTCCACCCGCAACCGCTGGAACATGTCCAGGTGCATGCCCAGGGCGTCGGCCACGATCGCCTTGATGATGTCGCCGTGGCTGCACACCGCGTACACCGGCGGCGGCCCCTCGCCCCCGGCGGCGTCGTGCTCCTGGAGCAGGCGGGTGTTCCAGTCCCGTACCGCGGCCACGGCCCGCGCGGAGGAGGCCGCCAGCGACTCCCCTCCCGGGAAGCGGGCGGCGCTGGGGTGGTCCTGGACCACCCGCCAGAGCGGCTCCTCGGCCAGGTCGGACAGGTTCCGGCCGGTCCAGCTCCCGTAGTCGCACTCGATGAAGCGCTCGTCGGTGGTGACGGCGGTGTCCAGGTGCAGGGCGATCGCCTGCGCGGTCTCCTGACAGCGTTCCAGCGGGCTGGAGACCAGCGCGGCCGGGCGCAGGCCGCTCAGCCGGTGGGCCGCGTCGGCCGCCTGGCCCCGGCCGGTGTCGTTGAGGTGCAGCCCCGGGGCCCGCCCGGCCAGGCGGGGTCCGGTGGCGTCGGTCATACCGTGCCGGATCAGCAGCAGCGTGATCGCGGCGGGCGGAGGCGGAGCGGGCCGCGCGGACGCCGCGGAAGGCTGCGGTTCGGGGGCGGTCGGCCGGTCAGCGGGAGGGGGCGCCGCGGCCGCGGAGGACGCGCTCTGGGGTGCCGTGGATGTCGCCATGGGCACAGGGTAGGACCTGGCTCCCACCGGCGCACCGCACCGACACCGCGGGCGCCCGTGGGCCCGCCCCCACGGTGCGCGGGCGGTCGCCTCG
This genomic interval carries:
- a CDS encoding DUF3090 domain-containing protein: MPVFQFNPPDRFVAGTVGQPGDRTFFLQAVGEGRITSVVLEKAQVEALATRIEELLEEVHRRFGAPPDETAPPEDDAPLEQPIEQDFRVGTLALAWDAEAARVIIEAQELDETAGDDDVEDDDEELEVFAEDAPAHRDVLRVYLTPGAARAFAGRALKVVSAGRPDCPLCGRPLDPNGHICARQNGYRPDRLV
- a CDS encoding MSMEG_4193 family putative phosphomutase, encoding MATSTAPQSASSAAAAPPPADRPTAPEPQPSAASARPAPPPPAAITLLLIRHGMTDATGPRLAGRAPGLHLNDTGRGQAADAAHRLSGLRPAALVSSPLERCQETAQAIALHLDTAVTTDERFIECDYGSWTGRNLSDLAEEPLWRVVQDHPSAARFPGGESLAASSARAVAAVRDWNTRLLQEHDAAGGEGPPPVYAVCSHGDIIKAIVADALGMHLDMFQRLRVDPGSVTSITYTRTRPFLNVLNDTGESLVAGLPTRAEARGDAAVGGGAGGGADETA
- a CDS encoding SCO1664 family protein, coding for MTADAFEGLTPDLGLDLVRTGELTVEGRLTAASNATLYCTVSDGARSAACVYKPVAGERPLWDFPDGTLAGREVSAYAVSEALGWSVVPPTVHRDGPFGEGMVQLWVHGDTTVDLVALSRETDNRDLRRMAVFDAVINNSDRKIGHLLPTPGGHLYGCDHGVSFAEEYKLRTVLWQWQGQPLGDDALEALEGVHDALRNPASALSAELERHLTGPEAFAVRRRVELLIHHRVHPYPAPDWPSVPWPPV